The proteins below come from a single Burkholderia sp. FERM BP-3421 genomic window:
- a CDS encoding Rap1a/Tai family immunity protein, protein MLRAMFCAAALAVPLTAAAFTGGDLDKLCAKTDVKSRASCAAYIEGAADGVYNTIDAIGGTTGPRVGQYFCLPPDIKAQQMTDAVRKYIAENPKLADYNASTAVSLGLGKAFPCRAN, encoded by the coding sequence ATGTTGCGGGCTATGTTTTGCGCCGCCGCGCTCGCCGTGCCGTTGACGGCGGCTGCCTTTACCGGCGGCGATCTCGACAAGCTGTGCGCGAAGACCGACGTGAAGTCGCGGGCCTCGTGCGCGGCCTATATCGAAGGCGCGGCGGATGGCGTCTACAACACGATCGACGCGATCGGCGGCACGACCGGGCCGCGCGTCGGCCAGTATTTCTGCCTGCCGCCCGACATCAAGGCGCAGCAGATGACCGATGCGGTGCGCAAGTACATCGCGGAGAATCCGAAGCTCGCCGACTACAACGCGAGCACCGCGGTGTCGCTCGGGCTCGGCAAGGCGTTTCCCTGCCGGGCCAACTGA
- a CDS encoding TatD family hydrolase: MFVDSHCHINFAGLGDRLPEVLENMRRHDVTHALCVSVDLETLPDVLAIAREHDNVYASVGVHPDHEDAREPSLAELIELAAHPKVVAIGETGLDYYRLDGRTIEDMEWQRERFRTHIRAAHATMKPLIVHTRASSADTLRIMAEERAEVPGGVMHCFTEPWPVAEQALAQGFHISLSGIVTFKKAEEVQDVARRVPLERLLIETDSPYLAPVPYRGKPNEPAYVSHVGRFIAAERGMTDEALAAATSQNFFRLFKIVPEDGSGRVSTQG, from the coding sequence ATGTTTGTCGATTCACACTGCCATATCAATTTCGCAGGGCTCGGCGACCGCCTGCCCGAGGTGCTCGAGAATATGCGTCGGCACGACGTGACCCATGCGCTGTGCGTGTCGGTCGATCTCGAGACCCTGCCGGACGTGCTCGCGATCGCGCGCGAGCACGACAACGTGTACGCGTCGGTCGGCGTGCACCCGGACCACGAGGACGCGCGCGAGCCGAGCCTCGCCGAGCTGATCGAGCTGGCCGCGCACCCGAAGGTGGTCGCGATCGGCGAGACCGGGCTCGACTACTACCGGCTCGACGGCCGCACGATCGAGGACATGGAGTGGCAGCGCGAGCGCTTCCGCACCCACATCCGCGCCGCGCACGCGACGATGAAGCCGCTGATCGTGCACACCCGCGCGTCGTCGGCCGACACGCTGCGGATCATGGCCGAGGAGCGCGCCGAGGTGCCGGGCGGCGTGATGCACTGCTTCACCGAGCCCTGGCCGGTCGCCGAGCAGGCGCTCGCCCAGGGCTTCCACATCTCCCTGTCGGGGATCGTCACGTTCAAGAAGGCCGAGGAGGTGCAGGACGTCGCGCGGCGCGTGCCGCTCGAGCGCCTGCTGATCGAGACCGACTCGCCGTACCTCGCGCCGGTGCCTTATCGGGGCAAGCCGAATGAACCTGCGTACGTCAGCCATGTCGGACGCTTTATCGCGGCGGAACGCGGGATGACCGACGAGGCGCTCGCCGCCGCGACGTCGCAGAATTTTTTCCGGCTCTTCAAGATCGTCCCCGAGGACGGTTCGGGCCGTGTCTCAACCCAGGGGTAG
- a CDS encoding BPSL1445 family SYLF domain-containing lipoprotein: protein MQKRNLVLKAATALLVGSLALAGCTTTPDKPASAATNASKRQAIDASVDATLSRLYSTVPGSRELAGKARGVLVFPDVIQAGLIIGGQSGNGALRVGGSTIGYYNTSSVSVGLQAGAQSKAIVFLFMTQDAFDKFRNSEGWSAGGDASVALVKMGANGAIDTTTATAPVEVIVLTNAGLMGDVSINGTKISKLAI, encoded by the coding sequence ATGCAGAAACGGAATCTCGTATTGAAAGCCGCCACCGCCCTCCTTGTCGGCAGCCTCGCGCTCGCCGGCTGCACGACCACGCCGGACAAGCCCGCTAGCGCCGCGACCAACGCGTCGAAGCGTCAGGCGATCGATGCGAGCGTCGATGCGACGCTGTCGCGCCTGTACTCGACCGTGCCGGGCTCGCGCGAGCTGGCCGGCAAGGCGCGCGGCGTGCTGGTGTTCCCCGACGTGATCCAGGCCGGCCTCATCATCGGCGGCCAGTCCGGCAACGGCGCGCTGCGCGTGGGCGGCAGCACCATCGGCTACTACAACACGTCGTCGGTGTCGGTCGGTCTGCAGGCCGGCGCGCAGTCGAAGGCCATCGTGTTCCTGTTCATGACCCAGGACGCGTTCGACAAATTCCGCAATTCGGAAGGCTGGTCGGCGGGCGGCGACGCTTCGGTGGCGCTCGTGAAGATGGGCGCGAACGGCGCGATCGACACCACCACCGCGACGGCCCCCGTCGAGGTGATCGTGCTCACCAACGCCGGCCTGATGGGCGACGTGTCGATCAACGGCACCAAGATCTCGAAGCTCGCGATCTGA
- a CDS encoding DNA polymerase III subunit delta': MIYPWQTDDWNRLQALRAHWPHALLLHGQAGIGKLRFAQHVAQGFLCESPRENGEPCGACAACNWFEQGNHPDYRIVLPEALAGEAFAAAQADEPKAAEADEGGKKTRTPSKEIKIEQVRALLDFCGIGSHRGGARVVVLYPAEALNVAAANALLKTLEEPPAGVVFLLVSARVDRLLPTIISRCRQWPMTVPAPAAAADWLAAQGVADAPALLAEVGGAPLAALALASDENRPLRDWTLAQLAAGEGCDPFACGETLQKLPVPLVLGWLQRWLYDLLAQRMAGAPRYFPSQAKALARCAQALDANAFARFMKTVTRQRAVENHPLNARLVFEELFLGYRDLFA; this comes from the coding sequence ATGATCTATCCGTGGCAAACCGACGACTGGAACCGCCTGCAGGCGCTGCGCGCGCACTGGCCGCACGCGCTGCTGCTGCACGGGCAGGCGGGCATCGGCAAGCTGCGCTTCGCGCAGCACGTGGCGCAAGGCTTTCTGTGCGAATCGCCGCGCGAGAACGGCGAGCCGTGCGGCGCCTGCGCGGCGTGCAACTGGTTCGAGCAGGGCAATCACCCCGATTACCGGATCGTGCTGCCCGAGGCGCTCGCGGGCGAGGCGTTCGCGGCCGCGCAGGCCGATGAGCCCAAGGCCGCCGAGGCCGACGAGGGCGGCAAGAAAACCCGCACGCCCAGCAAGGAAATCAAGATCGAGCAGGTGCGCGCGCTGCTCGATTTCTGCGGGATCGGCTCGCACCGCGGCGGCGCGCGGGTCGTCGTGCTGTATCCGGCCGAGGCGCTCAACGTCGCGGCCGCCAACGCGCTGCTGAAGACGCTCGAGGAACCGCCCGCGGGCGTCGTGTTCCTGCTGGTGTCGGCGCGCGTCGACCGGCTGTTGCCGACCATCATCAGCCGCTGCCGGCAGTGGCCGATGACGGTGCCCGCGCCGGCCGCGGCGGCCGACTGGCTCGCCGCGCAGGGGGTGGCCGACGCGCCCGCGCTGCTCGCGGAGGTGGGCGGCGCGCCGCTCGCCGCGCTCGCGCTCGCGAGCGACGAGAACCGGCCGCTGCGCGACTGGACGCTTGCTCAGCTCGCGGCGGGCGAGGGCTGCGACCCGTTCGCGTGCGGCGAGACCTTGCAGAAGCTGCCGGTGCCGCTCGTGCTGGGCTGGCTGCAGCGCTGGCTGTACGACCTGCTCGCGCAGCGCATGGCGGGCGCGCCGCGCTATTTCCCGAGCCAGGCGAAGGCGCTCGCGCGCTGCGCGCAGGCGCTCGACGCGAACGCCTTCGCGCGTTTCATGAAGACGGTCACGCGGCAGCGCGCGGTGGAGAACCACCCGCTCAACGCGCGGCTCGTGTTCGAGGAACTCTTTCTCGGCTATCGCGACCTGTTCGCCTGA
- a CDS encoding AAA family ATPase: MSPLSVLAIANYRSLRELIVPLAGLNVITGPNGSGKSSVYRALRLLADTAQGRVIPSLAREGGLPSTLWAGPERFTRGMLAGDEPVQGTTRRDPVNLRLGFASEDFGYAIDLGLPVPGQTEFNFDPVVKRECIWNGAVPRPSSLLVDRHGALIRARDAAGAWRSVPQPVASFDSMLTEFVDPTSAPEMISVRERIRSWRFYDHFRTDAAAPARLSHIGTHTPVLADDGTDLAAALQTIREIGDREALAATIDDAFPGAAVDIDNPGGRGRFEVLMRQPGLLRPLAAAELSDGTLRYLLLAAALLTPRPPALMVLNEPETSLHPDLLPALGRLIARAAERSQVIVVSHAARLIATLEREPGSHSLVLEKELGATRLADVDAFDRPPWKWPTR; the protein is encoded by the coding sequence ATGTCGCCGCTTTCCGTTCTCGCCATCGCCAACTACCGCTCGCTGCGCGAACTGATCGTGCCGCTCGCCGGGCTCAACGTGATCACCGGCCCGAACGGCAGCGGCAAGTCGAGCGTCTACCGCGCGCTGCGCCTGCTTGCCGACACCGCGCAGGGGCGCGTGATTCCATCGCTCGCGCGCGAAGGCGGGCTGCCGTCGACGCTGTGGGCGGGGCCGGAGCGCTTCACGCGCGGCATGCTGGCGGGCGACGAGCCCGTGCAGGGGACGACGCGCCGGGACCCGGTGAATCTCAGGCTCGGCTTCGCGAGCGAGGATTTCGGCTATGCGATCGACCTCGGCCTGCCTGTGCCGGGTCAGACGGAATTCAATTTCGATCCGGTGGTGAAGCGCGAATGCATCTGGAACGGGGCGGTGCCGCGCCCGTCGTCGCTGCTGGTCGACCGGCACGGCGCGCTGATCCGCGCGCGCGACGCCGCCGGCGCCTGGCGCAGCGTGCCGCAGCCGGTCGCGAGCTTCGACTCGATGCTGACCGAGTTCGTCGATCCGACCAGCGCGCCCGAGATGATCTCGGTGCGCGAGCGGATCCGCTCGTGGCGCTTCTACGACCATTTCCGCACCGACGCGGCTGCCCCGGCGCGCCTGTCGCACATCGGCACGCACACGCCGGTGCTCGCGGACGACGGCACGGATCTCGCCGCGGCGCTGCAGACGATCCGCGAGATCGGCGATCGCGAGGCGCTCGCCGCGACCATCGACGACGCGTTTCCGGGCGCCGCGGTCGACATCGACAACCCCGGCGGGCGCGGCCGCTTCGAGGTGCTGATGCGGCAGCCCGGCCTGTTGCGGCCCCTGGCGGCGGCGGAGCTGTCCGACGGCACGCTGCGCTACCTGTTGCTCGCCGCGGCGCTGCTGACGCCGCGCCCGCCCGCGCTGATGGTGCTGAACGAACCGGAGACGAGCCTGCATCCGGACCTGCTGCCGGCGCTCGGCCGCCTGATCGCGCGCGCGGCCGAGCGCTCGCAGGTGATCGTCGTGTCGCATGCGGCGCGCCTGATCGCGACGCTCGAGCGCGAACCGGGCAGCCACTCGCTGGTGCTGGAAAAGGAGCTGGGCGCGACCCGGCTCGCCGACGTCGACGCATTCGACCGGCCGCCGTGGAAGTGGCCGACGCGCTGA
- the tmk gene encoding dTMP kinase, translating into MARGKFITFEGIDGAGKTTHLPWFCEQLGAKLATAGRQVVVTREPGGTRLGETLREILLNQPMDLETEALLMFAGRREHLALVIEPALARGDWVVSDRFTDATFAYQGGGRGLPRDKLEALERWVQGGFQPDLTVLFDVSPQIASERRGAARMPDKFESESDAFFSRTRAEYLRRAEEAPHRFAIVDSTETIPQIQKRLEGVLATL; encoded by the coding sequence ATGGCGCGCGGAAAATTCATTACGTTCGAAGGCATCGATGGCGCGGGCAAGACCACGCATCTGCCGTGGTTCTGCGAGCAGCTGGGCGCGAAGCTCGCGACGGCGGGGCGCCAGGTCGTCGTCACCCGCGAACCGGGCGGCACGCGGCTCGGCGAGACCCTGCGCGAGATCCTGCTGAACCAGCCGATGGACCTCGAGACCGAGGCGCTGCTGATGTTCGCCGGCCGGCGCGAGCATCTCGCGCTCGTGATCGAGCCCGCGCTCGCGCGCGGCGACTGGGTCGTGTCCGACCGCTTCACCGATGCGACCTTCGCCTACCAGGGCGGCGGCCGCGGGCTGCCGCGCGACAAGCTCGAGGCGCTCGAGCGCTGGGTGCAGGGCGGCTTCCAGCCCGATCTGACCGTGCTGTTCGACGTCTCGCCGCAGATCGCGAGCGAGCGGCGCGGCGCGGCGCGCATGCCCGACAAGTTCGAGAGCGAATCCGATGCGTTCTTTTCCCGCACGCGCGCGGAGTACCTGCGGCGCGCGGAGGAGGCGCCGCATCGGTTCGCGATCGTCGATTCGACCGAAACCATCCCGCAGATCCAAAAGCGGCTCGAAGGCGTGCTCGCGACGCTGTGA
- a CDS encoding mechanosensitive ion channel family protein — protein sequence MITLDDLRRIADAPLHSWPGTLLTSLLAVLVAAAVHGLGARVVRRVARPYPITSAVVRYIDKPSLVVLAFLALEFLWLQVADALPFAGGLRTFAAVGLIGALTWLLVRVAAAVAEAIVQAHPLDTPDNLQARRIHTQARVLARTVMVVIVIVGVGAALMTFPNVRQVGASLLASAGVAGLVAGIAARPVLGNLIAGLQIALSQPIRLDDVVVIQGEWGRIEEITGTYVSVRLWDQRRLVVPLQWFIENPFANWTRNSAEIIGTVFLFVDYRLPLAPVRAELARLVAAAPEWDGRVQVLQVTDATERAMQLRALVSARDSSLAWDLRCRVREGLIAFIQEHYPDCLPRTRAELFPHAATDARDAAPAGQPAAPSAASTAARTAADPTASEPSAAPR from the coding sequence ATGATCACGCTAGACGACCTGCGGCGCATCGCCGATGCGCCGCTCCATTCCTGGCCCGGCACGTTGCTGACCTCGCTGCTCGCGGTGCTCGTCGCCGCGGCCGTGCACGGGCTCGGCGCGCGCGTCGTGCGGCGCGTCGCGCGGCCGTATCCGATCACGAGCGCGGTGGTGCGGTATATCGACAAGCCGTCGCTCGTCGTGCTCGCGTTCCTCGCGCTCGAATTCCTCTGGCTGCAGGTCGCCGATGCGCTGCCGTTCGCGGGCGGGCTGCGCACCTTCGCGGCGGTCGGGCTGATCGGCGCGCTGACCTGGCTGCTGGTGCGCGTCGCGGCGGCCGTCGCCGAGGCGATCGTCCAGGCCCATCCACTCGACACGCCCGACAACCTGCAGGCGCGCCGCATCCACACGCAGGCCCGGGTGCTCGCGCGCACCGTGATGGTGGTCATCGTGATCGTCGGCGTGGGCGCCGCGCTGATGACGTTTCCGAATGTCCGCCAGGTGGGGGCGAGCCTGCTCGCCTCGGCGGGCGTGGCCGGGCTCGTCGCCGGCATCGCGGCGCGGCCGGTGCTCGGCAACCTGATCGCGGGCCTGCAGATCGCGCTGTCGCAGCCGATCCGGCTCGACGACGTGGTCGTGATCCAGGGCGAGTGGGGCCGCATCGAGGAGATCACCGGCACCTACGTGTCGGTGCGCCTGTGGGACCAGCGGCGGCTCGTCGTGCCGCTGCAGTGGTTCATCGAGAATCCGTTCGCGAACTGGACCCGCAACAGCGCGGAGATCATCGGCACCGTGTTCCTGTTCGTCGACTACCGGTTGCCGCTCGCGCCCGTGCGCGCCGAGCTGGCGCGGCTCGTCGCCGCCGCGCCCGAATGGGACGGCCGCGTGCAGGTGCTGCAGGTCACCGACGCGACCGAGCGCGCGATGCAGCTGCGCGCGCTCGTCAGCGCGCGCGACTCGTCGCTGGCCTGGGACCTGCGCTGCCGGGTGCGCGAAGGCCTGATCGCGTTCATCCAGGAACACTATCCCGACTGCCTGCCGCGCACCCGCGCGGAGCTGTTCCCGCACGCGGCGACCGACGCGCGCGACGCCGCGCCGGCCGGCCAGCCGGCGGCGCCGTCGGCCGCGAGCACGGCGGCCCGCACGGCCGCGGATCCGACCGCATCCGAACCTTCCGCCGCGCCGCGCTGA
- a CDS encoding PsiF family protein, with product MKIRSLMAALLVGGMLASPAFAQNNQQDKMKACNAQAAGKSGDERKAFMKDCLSAKKKMSQQDKMKACNKDAAGKMGDDRKAFMKSCLSSQPAA from the coding sequence ATGAAAATCCGATCGCTCATGGCTGCACTGCTCGTCGGCGGCATGCTGGCTTCGCCGGCCTTCGCCCAAAACAACCAGCAGGACAAGATGAAGGCGTGCAACGCGCAAGCAGCCGGAAAGTCGGGCGACGAGCGCAAGGCGTTCATGAAGGACTGCCTGTCGGCCAAGAAGAAGATGAGCCAGCAAGACAAGATGAAGGCCTGCAACAAGGATGCGGCAGGCAAGATGGGCGACGATCGCAAGGCGTTCATGAAGAGTTGCCTGTCGAGTCAGCCGGCCGCCTGA
- a CDS encoding ankyrin repeat domain-containing protein: MKSIKYLSKQGALAALAALCVAGGLSAAAPAQAESLTGIVKAVKFDDIDDIAKQLKGGLDPNTTDDKGDPLLVIAAREKSDKVAAALAAAPNVDLEKTDAAGENALMLASLNGDLGLAKLLIDKGAEVSKKGWTALHYAATNGQDAVVRLLLDKSAYIDAGSPNGTTPLMMAARGNHASTVTLLLDQGADPALKNQLGISALDFAQHYKAPDAIEILSKRTVRIGAGTPGDAQKSAK, from the coding sequence ATGAAATCGATCAAGTACTTGTCGAAGCAGGGCGCGCTGGCGGCGCTGGCTGCGCTGTGCGTCGCGGGCGGCCTGTCGGCGGCCGCGCCGGCCCAGGCGGAGTCACTGACCGGCATCGTGAAGGCGGTCAAGTTCGACGACATCGACGACATCGCGAAGCAGCTGAAGGGCGGGCTCGACCCGAACACGACCGACGACAAGGGCGATCCGCTCCTCGTGATCGCGGCGCGCGAGAAGTCCGACAAGGTCGCCGCGGCGCTCGCGGCGGCCCCGAACGTCGACCTCGAGAAGACCGACGCGGCGGGCGAGAACGCGCTGATGCTGGCCTCGCTGAACGGCGACCTGGGCCTCGCGAAGCTGCTGATCGACAAGGGCGCGGAAGTCAGCAAGAAGGGTTGGACCGCGCTGCATTACGCGGCCACCAACGGCCAGGACGCCGTCGTCAGGCTGCTGCTCGACAAGTCCGCGTACATCGACGCCGGCTCGCCGAACGGCACCACGCCGCTGATGATGGCCGCGCGCGGCAACCATGCGAGCACGGTCACGCTGCTGCTCGACCAGGGCGCCGATCCGGCGCTGAAGAACCAGCTTGGCATCAGCGCGCTCGACTTCGCGCAGCACTACAAGGCGCCCGACGCGATCGAGATTCTGTCGAAGCGCACCGTGCGGATCGGCGCGGGAACGCCGGGCGATGCGCAAAAAAGTGCAAAATGA
- a CDS encoding PelD GGDEF domain-containing protein, translated as MAESISTELGAPHARGGIAGWFAPVRRGSAVMLETLFATLALVMVGHLRSPGDPLQAHADFPWLWFAPAVFALRRGTLAGVGSAGLMVLAALCFGDGRVAAAFPSAAFFLVSCALTLVAGQFGDLWASRARQARAARVDRAERQSVRTKHAFLLRLSHERLEQDGVARPATLREAFTRLRALALDDAPAAASAPLPGAARFLDTVAQACRLERAALYAWRDGVLGRTPMAAIGESFEFDPAAPLAHEALESGKLARSQPGARSRHFACAPLIDATGAPVGVLVIEHMPFLAQTRDNLQFLLTMCGYYADGLRHAPLTRALRDACPYDFALDYARLTRLHDTTGIESSLVALVFERSRVGRMCREHVLRMRRSLDAQWLRPGGAGDMVLTLMPLTGGGTMDGYLIRMEESLRVQLGVSYADARIRVATTRVGGGEPVEMLRAFLAQCDELSVAPSRALS; from the coding sequence ATGGCTGAGTCGATCTCGACCGAGCTGGGCGCGCCGCATGCACGCGGCGGCATCGCAGGCTGGTTCGCGCCGGTCCGGCGCGGCTCCGCGGTGATGCTGGAGACCCTGTTCGCGACGCTCGCGCTCGTGATGGTGGGCCATTTGCGCAGCCCCGGCGATCCCTTGCAGGCGCATGCCGACTTTCCCTGGCTGTGGTTCGCGCCGGCGGTGTTCGCGCTGCGCCGCGGCACGCTGGCGGGCGTCGGCAGCGCGGGCCTGATGGTGCTGGCCGCGCTGTGCTTCGGCGACGGGCGCGTGGCCGCGGCCTTTCCTTCCGCCGCTTTCTTTCTGGTCAGTTGCGCGCTGACGCTGGTGGCCGGACAGTTCGGCGACCTGTGGGCGTCGCGCGCGCGGCAGGCGCGCGCGGCGCGCGTCGATCGCGCGGAGCGTCAGTCGGTGCGGACCAAGCATGCGTTCCTGCTGCGCCTGTCGCACGAACGGCTCGAACAGGACGGCGTGGCGCGCCCCGCGACCTTGCGCGAGGCGTTCACGCGCTTGCGCGCGCTCGCGCTCGACGATGCGCCCGCGGCAGCCTCCGCGCCCTTGCCGGGCGCTGCGCGCTTTCTCGATACAGTCGCGCAGGCCTGCCGGCTCGAACGCGCGGCGCTGTACGCCTGGCGCGACGGCGTGCTGGGCCGCACGCCGATGGCGGCGATCGGCGAGTCCTTCGAGTTCGATCCGGCCGCGCCGCTCGCGCACGAGGCGCTGGAGTCCGGCAAGCTCGCGCGCTCCCAGCCGGGCGCGCGCTCGCGTCACTTCGCCTGCGCGCCGCTCATCGACGCGACGGGCGCGCCGGTCGGCGTGCTCGTGATCGAACACATGCCGTTCCTCGCGCAAACGCGCGACAACCTGCAGTTCCTGCTGACGATGTGCGGCTACTACGCCGACGGGCTGCGCCACGCGCCGCTGACGCGCGCGCTGCGCGACGCGTGCCCGTACGATTTCGCGCTCGATTACGCACGGCTCACGCGGCTGCACGACACGACCGGGATCGAATCGTCGCTCGTCGCGCTGGTGTTCGAGCGCAGCCGGGTCGGCCGCATGTGCCGCGAGCATGTGCTGCGGATGCGCCGTTCGCTCGATGCGCAATGGTTGCGCCCGGGCGGAGCGGGCGACATGGTGCTCACGTTGATGCCGCTGACGGGGGGCGGCACGATGGACGGCTATCTGATCCGGATGGAGGAGAGCCTGCGCGTGCAACTGGGCGTGTCGTATGCCGACGCGCGCATCCGGGTCGCGACCACGCGGGTCGGCGGCGGGGAGCCGGTCGAGATGCTGCGCGCCTTTCTCGCGCAGTGCGATGAATTGAGCGTCGCGCCGAGCCGTGCATTGAGTTGA
- a CDS encoding GNAT family N-acetyltransferase encodes MTLAYRDATPDDLPAIVAIYNSTVASRQVTADTEPVTVESRRAWFDAHSPAGRPLWVVEAGGRVIAWLSFSDFYGRPAYRHTSEISIYLDEAARGRGLGGQLLAAALAHAPALRIDTALGFIFGHNAPSLKLFARHGFTTWGTLPRVAVLDGVERDLVILGKRLDGAH; translated from the coding sequence ATGACGCTTGCCTACCGTGACGCCACCCCCGACGACCTGCCCGCGATCGTCGCCATCTACAATTCGACCGTCGCGTCGCGCCAGGTGACGGCCGACACCGAGCCGGTCACGGTCGAGAGCCGGCGCGCGTGGTTCGACGCGCACAGCCCGGCCGGCCGGCCGTTGTGGGTGGTCGAGGCGGGCGGCCGGGTGATCGCCTGGCTCAGCTTTTCCGATTTCTACGGCCGGCCCGCGTATCGTCATACGAGCGAGATCAGCATCTACCTCGACGAGGCCGCGCGCGGCCGGGGGCTCGGCGGGCAACTGCTCGCGGCAGCGCTCGCGCATGCGCCGGCGCTGCGCATCGATACCGCGCTCGGCTTCATCTTCGGCCACAACGCGCCGAGCCTCAAACTGTTCGCCCGCCACGGCTTCACGACCTGGGGGACGCTGCCGCGCGTCGCCGTGCTCGACGGCGTCGAGCGCGATCTCGTGATCCTCGGCAAGCGCCTCGACGGCGCGCACTGA
- a CDS encoding glycosyltransferase family 4 protein, with amino-acid sequence MRIAQIAPLTESVPPKLYGGTERVVSYITEALVDLGHDVTLFASGDSQTRAKLEAVWPRALRLDVSIRDRIAPHMLLMETVARRAKDFDVLHFHMDYYSFSVFNRQDTPFVTTLHGRLDLPEQQPVFDTFDTAPVISISNAQRQPLPQAKWLTTVYHGLPETLYTPQPVEQKYLAFLGRISPEKRVDTAIRIAQRCGMPIRIAAKIDSADEEYFERQIKPLFALPHVEFIGEIADHQKAEFLSGAHALLFPIDWPEPFGLVMIEAMACGTPVIAFNRGAVPEVLEEGLTGFIVEDEIGAVAAVNRLDTLSRERVRARFESRFTSRRMAQEYVDVYQSMIRAQKRARFKVIDSAS; translated from the coding sequence ATGAGAATTGCCCAGATCGCGCCGTTGACGGAATCGGTGCCGCCCAAGCTGTACGGCGGCACGGAGCGCGTGGTGTCGTACATCACCGAGGCGCTCGTCGACCTCGGCCACGACGTGACGCTGTTCGCGAGCGGCGATTCACAGACCCGCGCGAAGCTGGAGGCCGTGTGGCCGCGCGCGCTGCGGCTCGACGTGTCGATCCGCGACCGGATCGCGCCGCACATGCTGCTGATGGAAACGGTGGCGCGGCGCGCGAAGGATTTCGACGTGCTGCACTTCCACATGGATTACTACTCGTTCTCGGTGTTCAACCGGCAGGACACGCCGTTCGTGACGACCCTGCACGGCCGCCTCGATCTGCCGGAGCAGCAGCCGGTGTTCGACACCTTCGATACGGCGCCGGTGATCTCGATCTCGAACGCGCAGCGCCAGCCGCTGCCGCAGGCGAAGTGGCTGACGACCGTGTATCACGGGCTGCCGGAGACGCTGTACACGCCGCAGCCCGTCGAGCAGAAATACCTCGCGTTCCTGGGCCGGATCTCGCCCGAGAAGCGCGTCGACACCGCGATCCGCATTGCGCAGCGCTGCGGCATGCCGATCCGCATCGCCGCCAAGATCGATTCGGCGGACGAGGAATACTTCGAACGCCAGATCAAGCCGCTGTTCGCGTTGCCGCATGTCGAATTCATCGGCGAGATCGCCGATCACCAGAAGGCGGAATTCCTGTCGGGCGCGCATGCGCTGCTGTTCCCGATCGACTGGCCGGAGCCGTTCGGCCTCGTGATGATCGAGGCGATGGCGTGCGGCACGCCGGTGATCGCGTTCAATCGCGGCGCGGTGCCGGAGGTGCTGGAGGAAGGCTTGACGGGTTTCATCGTCGAGGACGAGATCGGTGCGGTGGCGGCCGTGAACCGGCTGGACACGCTGTCGCGCGAGCGGGTGCGCGCGCGTTTCGAGTCGCGCTTCACGTCGCGGCGGATGGCGCAGGAATACGTCGACGTGTACCAGTCGATGATCCGCGCGCAGAAACGGGCGCGCTTCAAGGTGATCGATTCCGCGTCCTGA